A single Cannabis sativa cultivar Pink pepper isolate KNU-18-1 chromosome 7, ASM2916894v1, whole genome shotgun sequence DNA region contains:
- the LOC115696910 gene encoding uncharacterized protein LOC115696910, with translation MGLVDVVANIPDVSRHFCCFHLENNMVKKFGASELKVLFWVAAETANFDNFKHIMDCIKAVNKEAHEWLSNIDFNHWCMSKFDTNVKNAAYLNDVYKELTTDRWHHKLTPKAHLKVQEIQKKSTFCTCSKGY, from the exons ATG GGTTTAGTTGATGTTGTGGCTAACATCCCAGATGTATCACgacatttttgttgttttcatttGGAGAACAACATGGTGAAAAAATTTGGCGCATCAGAACTTAAAGTACTATTTTGGGTAGCAGCTGAGACagcaaattttgataatttcaAGCATATAATGGATTGTATAAAGGCAGTCAATAAAGAAGCACATGAGTGGTTGAGTAATATTGACTTCAACCATTGGTGCATGAGCAAATTTGATACAAATGTTAAG AATGCAGCATACCTCAATGATGTATACAAGGAATTGACAACAGATAGATGGCATCACAAGTTAACTCCAAAAGCACACTTGAAAGTTCAAGAAATCCAAAAAAAGAGCACGTTTTGCACGTGTAGCAAAGGTTATTAA
- the LOC133039745 gene encoding uncharacterized protein LOC133039745, translated as MQPGLNLCHYLLFLWLNSSFYPESLLLFDQGPIRNYKYKSGAQKRKEKLRKEVLQKSQVGSLNKYFNTNNVDNFVVNDIENQFDIESNENEKTSSNVNENEELNQTVNENEKSSSDVNENEELNQTVNENEELNQTVNENEKTSSGVFNFPFDIDDPGNWDRIGHINMTNFIVERGPKRVIKDEFTRDAFGRNFSSWHYIRELPNGEKQDRKWLIYSVSLDKVFCFCCKLFATKKHLVGFLAEGGFSDWHNISDRLKSHERSTQHIESIASWVELEND; from the exons ATGCAGCCTGGCCTGAACCTTTGTCATTATCTTCTATTCCTTTGGCTAAACTCTTCTTTTTACCCAGAGTCACTATTGCTTTTTGACCAG GGTCCTATTAGAAATTACAAATACAAATCAGGAGCTCAAAAAAGAAAGGAGAAGTTAAGGAAAGAAGTCTTGCAAAAAAGTCAGGTTGGTTCTCTTAATAAGTATTTTAATACAAATAATGTAGACAATTTTGTCGTGAATGACATTGAGAATCAATTTGATATTGAAAGTAATGAGAATGAGAAAACTTCAAGTAATGTGAATGAAAATGAAGAATTGAATCAAACTGTTAATGAGAATGAGAAAAGTTCAAGTGATGTGAATGAAAATGAAGAACTGAATCAAACAGTGAATGAAAATGAAGAACTGAATCAAAcagtgaatgagaatgagaaaacTTCAAGTGGTGTATTCAACTTTCCTTTTGATATTGATGATCCAGGAAATTGGGATAGGATTGGTCATATTAATATGACAAATTTTATAGTTGAAAGAGGTCCAAAAAGAGTCATTAAGGATGAGTTTACTAGGGATGCTTTCGGTAGGAATTTTTCTTCGTGGCATTATATTAGAGAATTACCAAATGGAGAGAAACAAGATAGGAAGTGGTTGATTTATTCAGTTTCTTTAGataaagtattttgtttttgttgtaaattgttTGCAACAAAGAAGCATCTTGTGGGTTTTTTAGCTGAGGGAGGTTTTAGTGACTGGCATAATATTTCTGATCGATTAAAAAGTCATGAACGAAGTACACAACATATTGAGTCAATTGCTAGTTGGGTGGAATTAGAAAACGACTGA